The Clostridium sp. AWRP genome has a window encoding:
- a CDS encoding GHKL domain-containing protein: MIIKKFPISKLFTDVFFPSLQISLLCCISIYILFKDKVTLNVMKKYFLISFVVGVVLQTGSYTIILPIFTILIIFLLKNSKDIKSTIEIIITIFTIYFINIMYNGILKLDVYKTISFKNCIFELIIILFFILLIYIIKKHIPCKLKKSRKISLQQIRYRMILSISIPIALSIFFIYPLADSANYFGIYFIIECYLPLGIPLISIILILIIIYNYDKSLKIEFDLKREIEEKDRIEEYAHVVEEMYSETRKFKHDYINMLIPLKEYIDTSNVNDLKDFFYDNVLNIDKDIKWNNTNIDKLKHIKILPLKALISTKLIKALSSRINIKVEIVEDISQISMNIMDLCRILGILLDNAIEASMKCDLSKLYFCICVKKDYVVIAVHNNFGNTKPVIHKIYEKGFSTKGDGRGLGLYILKDIIDTKYNNVFIDTSVEGNMFIQELWIKNMHGTS; encoded by the coding sequence ATGATTATTAAAAAATTTCCCATAAGCAAACTTTTTACAGATGTGTTCTTCCCTTCACTGCAAATTAGCTTATTGTGTTGTATTTCAATATACATATTATTTAAAGATAAAGTTACCTTAAATGTAATGAAAAAGTACTTTCTCATATCTTTTGTAGTTGGAGTGGTGCTTCAAACTGGTTCATATACCATAATACTCCCTATCTTTACAATACTAATAATATTTTTATTAAAAAATAGTAAAGACATAAAAAGTACTATAGAAATAATCATAACCATTTTTACAATATACTTTATTAACATCATGTATAATGGAATTTTAAAACTAGATGTTTATAAAACAATATCTTTTAAAAATTGCATTTTTGAACTCATAATTATTCTATTTTTTATACTTTTAATATATATAATTAAAAAACATATTCCATGTAAACTTAAGAAATCGAGAAAAATTTCACTACAGCAAATAAGATATAGAATGATTCTAAGTATAAGTATTCCTATAGCTTTAAGTATATTCTTTATTTATCCTCTGGCAGATTCAGCAAATTACTTTGGAATATATTTTATAATTGAATGCTATCTTCCACTTGGGATTCCTCTTATTTCAATAATACTCATACTTATAATAATTTATAATTATGACAAGAGTTTAAAAATTGAATTTGATTTAAAAAGAGAAATTGAAGAAAAAGACAGAATAGAAGAATATGCACATGTAGTTGAAGAAATGTACAGTGAAACCAGAAAGTTTAAACACGATTACATAAATATGCTTATTCCCCTTAAGGAATATATAGATACTTCTAATGTGAATGATCTCAAGGATTTCTTTTATGATAATGTACTCAACATAGACAAAGATATAAAGTGGAATAACACAAATATAGATAAGTTAAAACATATTAAGATACTGCCTTTAAAGGCCCTGATTTCTACAAAACTAATAAAAGCATTATCCTCAAGGATAAATATAAAAGTAGAAATAGTGGAAGATATATCTCAAATATCTATGAACATAATGGATTTATGCAGAATACTTGGAATACTTTTGGATAATGCAATAGAAGCATCTATGAAATGTGATTTGTCTAAGCTATATTTCTGCATTTGTGTAAAAAAGGATTATGTGGTTATAGCCGTTCACAATAACTTTGGGAATACAAAACCAGTGATACACAAAATATATGAAAAAGGTTTTTCAACTAAAGGAGATGGAAGAGGCCTTGGCTTATATATCTTAAAAGATATTATAGATACAAAATACAATAATGTATTTATAGATACATCTGTTGAGGGCAATATGTTTATACAGGAATTATGGATTAAGAATATGCATGGGACATCCTAA
- a CDS encoding ATP-binding cassette domain-containing protein, with the protein MEPILEVKNLSKYYKNEKVIDNINMKVFKGDIYGFIGPNGAGKTTTIKTILRLLKPSSGEVFIGGKNVLKNGENNPSDIGAMIDYPSFYNNLSGYKNLMLYANVLNLSKKRVYEVLELVKLMEDKDKKVSNYSMGMKQRLAVARAFLSKPRIVILDEPTNGLDPEGVRDMRDLIKKLARENGTTFIYCSHILNEVQNICNRVAMINKGRIIIEDSMENMLKSANSLEDYFMKAVGL; encoded by the coding sequence ATGGAACCAATTTTAGAAGTAAAAAATTTAAGTAAATATTATAAAAATGAAAAAGTAATTGACAACATCAATATGAAGGTATTCAAAGGAGACATCTATGGTTTTATAGGACCAAATGGTGCTGGGAAAACAACAACTATAAAAACTATTTTGCGTTTACTAAAGCCTTCAAGTGGTGAAGTCTTCATAGGCGGCAAAAATGTATTAAAAAATGGAGAAAACAATCCTTCAGATATAGGAGCCATGATAGACTATCCTAGCTTTTACAACAACTTATCTGGATATAAAAATTTAATGCTCTATGCAAATGTCTTGAATCTCAGCAAAAAGAGAGTTTATGAAGTTTTAGAATTAGTAAAATTGATGGAAGATAAAGATAAAAAAGTAAGCAATTATTCTATGGGAATGAAGCAGAGGCTTGCAGTGGCAAGAGCATTTTTATCAAAGCCTAGAATTGTAATATTAGACGAGCCAACTAATGGTCTGGACCCAGAGGGAGTAAGAGATATGAGAGATTTAATTAAAAAATTAGCTAGAGAAAATGGTACAACTTTCATATATTGCTCTCACATTTTAAATGAAGTACAAAACATATGTAATAGAGTAGCAATGATAAATAAAGGCAGGATAATCATTGAAGACTCTATGGAAAATATGCTTAAAAGTGCTAATTCTCTAGAAGACTATTTTATGAAAGCAGTGGGACTCTAA
- a CDS encoding PocR ligand-binding domain-containing protein: MAKITKDNDIDLNLIEIKDVIDIDLLQKFQDNFAESMDIGSVTVDVNGKPVTKPSCYTDFCIKFTQSTKIGSDRCAESHKRGGEEAARTGRPYVYTCHAGLIDFAAPIIVEGRQIGTILGGQILNSNPEESKYRESAKEIGINEDEYVQAVNKVKITTEKSVKAAAEVLYIIANALSKMGYEELKIRGMSQVLSDNFNQISATMEELSASSVNVTTNQHVLNEEVSNVKNISVEINTILDSIKSIADQTKMLGLNAAIEAARAGEVGKGFGVVATEIRSLSQSSKETALKISELTSKIEDSVGKTIESSNSTLENAEQQSAAIEEVTASLQEITEFTDTLNKLANSHK; this comes from the coding sequence ATGGCTAAAATAACTAAAGATAATGATATTGATTTAAATTTAATAGAGATAAAGGATGTTATTGATATTGATTTACTTCAAAAATTTCAAGATAATTTTGCAGAAAGTATGGATATTGGCAGTGTAACGGTAGATGTCAATGGTAAACCAGTAACTAAGCCAAGTTGTTATACAGATTTTTGTATAAAATTTACTCAATCCACAAAGATTGGCAGTGACAGGTGTGCTGAATCACATAAAAGAGGTGGTGAAGAAGCTGCAAGAACAGGAAGACCATATGTTTATACTTGTCATGCAGGATTAATTGACTTTGCTGCACCTATAATAGTAGAAGGCAGGCAAATTGGAACAATTTTAGGTGGCCAAATATTAAATTCTAATCCTGAGGAATCAAAATATAGAGAAAGTGCAAAGGAGATAGGAATTAATGAAGATGAATATGTACAAGCTGTAAATAAAGTGAAAATTACCACTGAAAAAAGTGTAAAAGCAGCTGCAGAAGTATTATATATCATTGCTAATGCATTATCAAAAATGGGATATGAAGAATTAAAAATTAGAGGTATGTCTCAAGTGCTTTCAGATAATTTTAACCAAATTTCGGCAACTATGGAAGAGTTATCAGCATCTTCAGTTAATGTTACTACTAATCAACATGTTTTAAATGAAGAAGTAAGTAATGTAAAAAATATATCCGTGGAAATTAATACAATACTGGATTCAATAAAAAGTATAGCAGATCAAACGAAAATGCTTGGATTAAATGCAGCTATAGAAGCAGCTAGGGCAGGAGAAGTTGGCAAAGGATTTGGAGTTGTTGCAACGGAAATAAGAAGTCTATCTCAAAGTTCTAAGGAAACAGCTTTAAAAATATCAGAGCTTACAAGTAAGATAGAGGATTCAGTTGGAAAAACTATAGAATCATCTAATTCTACATTGGAAAATGCAGAACAACAATCTGCTGCAATTGAAGAGGTTACTGCAAGTTTACAAGAAATTACAGAATTTACTGATACACTAAATAAGTTAGCAAATTCTCATAAGTAA
- a CDS encoding methyl-accepting chemotaxis protein — protein sequence MLKKLSILKKILLLSLICSILMCAVGGSSIYFLKKSNNNMGNMYENLINHNVKLADEIKIENDKNYKVSLIVLISIFVISLLISFTLGYIIALGISKTLKITMEHLENVRKGDFTAHMSEDVLGLKDETGSIARVVYETQKSIKALVANVINSSNSTVSNVNEIDSSMEELNNNVMEISAVTEELAATTQETSASTQELNATALEVEKAVENIADEAESGSNAAAKIKGRAENLKSKAIESKDNTLSIYRDTEMKLSESIEKARAVEKISVLSESILDIASQTNLLALNASIEAARAGEAGKGFAVVADEIRKLAETSEAAVNEIQQVIKGVILSVDNLSNNSKNILEFIENNVIKDYEILGETAEQYNNDAVFVENLVSNFSSTSEELHASIQSMVQVIDGIAVASNETAEGTQNIAEKAGEISNKSELVKSDSERTIEETSNLSDLIKKFKI from the coding sequence ATGTTAAAGAAGTTATCCATCTTAAAGAAAATATTACTTTTGTCGCTTATCTGTTCTATTTTAATGTGTGCTGTAGGAGGAAGCAGTATTTATTTTCTGAAAAAATCAAATAATAATATGGGAAATATGTATGAAAATTTAATCAATCATAACGTTAAACTAGCAGATGAAATAAAGATAGAGAATGATAAGAATTATAAAGTATCATTAATTGTGCTCATATCAATATTTGTAATTTCACTGTTGATTTCATTTACCCTGGGATACATTATAGCTTTAGGAATCTCTAAGACACTTAAAATTACTATGGAACATCTAGAAAATGTAAGAAAGGGAGATTTTACTGCTCATATGTCAGAAGATGTGTTGGGATTAAAGGATGAAACTGGATCAATTGCCAGGGTTGTTTATGAAACTCAAAAGTCAATAAAGGCATTGGTAGCAAATGTAATAAACAGTTCAAATTCAACTGTAAGTAATGTAAATGAAATAGACAGCAGTATGGAAGAGTTAAATAATAATGTTATGGAAATATCTGCAGTAACAGAAGAGTTGGCTGCTACTACTCAGGAAACTTCAGCATCCACACAAGAGCTGAATGCTACTGCTTTGGAAGTAGAAAAGGCTGTGGAGAATATTGCTGATGAGGCTGAATCAGGCTCAAATGCAGCAGCCAAAATAAAAGGTAGGGCAGAAAATTTAAAATCCAAAGCAATAGAGTCTAAAGATAATACACTATCAATTTATAGGGATACTGAAATGAAATTATCTGAATCTATTGAAAAGGCAAGGGCTGTAGAAAAAATTTCAGTTTTATCTGAATCTATTTTGGATATAGCATCTCAAACTAATTTATTAGCTTTAAATGCTTCTATAGAAGCTGCAAGAGCAGGAGAAGCAGGAAAAGGTTTTGCTGTAGTTGCAGACGAAATAAGAAAATTGGCAGAAACATCAGAAGCAGCAGTTAATGAGATACAACAGGTAATTAAAGGTGTAATATTATCCGTGGACAATTTAAGTAATAATTCAAAAAACATACTGGAGTTTATAGAAAATAATGTTATTAAGGATTATGAAATATTGGGTGAAACAGCTGAGCAGTATAACAATGATGCTGTATTCGTAGAAAATTTAGTGTCAAATTTTAGTTCGACATCAGAAGAATTACATGCTTCCATACAGAGCATGGTACAGGTAATTGATGGAATAGCAGTTGCAAGTAATGAAACTGCTGAAGGAACTCAAAATATAGCAGAAAAAGCAGGTGAAATTTCAAATAAATCAGAGCTGGTTAAAAGTGATTCTGAAAGAACTATAGAAGAGACGTCTAATCTGTCAGACTTAATTAAGAAATTTAAGATTTAA
- a CDS encoding response regulator: MIELGILKVNSEDSIIEARKKIRRIIMLLEFSKIKAVRIETAVSEICRIGFKKDREILISIVITYRKNQKALLFRFMQIADDKNYLFGNEFFDEFCLKNLKDGLLAAEGISYLSNLSFSLTDDLIEKVKKELSILSRAELMNELEKKNKELINYAEGLRKAKNIAENAAQAKTDFLANMSHEIRTPMNAIMGMIYLIQKTDLNPKQRDYANKIQASSKLLLGIINDILDFSKIEAGKFEIEKIDFKLDQVLDNLAALIGEKCSSKGLKLIFQVDSGLPNSFKGDPLRIGQILINYANNAVKFTDSGQIIVRIRKEEQFSNKCIVKFEVQDTGIGMTKEQKNKLFEPFQQADTSITRKYGGTGLGLAISKQLASLMNGEVGVETEIGKGSTFWFTVKLNISELTEKEYVPFNMTEEYIETISGAHILLVEDNELNQQIAVELLEDRDFYIDIAENGEIALEKVRKGNYDIVLMDMQMPVMDGVTAAKKIRENFKYASLPIVAMTANVMAGDREKCMQAGMNDHVAKPIDPNKLFATLLKWIPAKKTKIQQVEQPSVKLQEDKLEINISGLDSELGLRRALGKKKFYIKLLRKYAVSQKDVLMKMEKMLSEGDWYSAERIAHTLKGISGSIGAVIIQNKAVSLETALRKHSSFDALKPMIEETSVVLAKMIGYLENWLPEEESVLQAAGPVSRQEKLLKFLYELRPFVKMRKPKKCTEVMEEYKRLIWPDELKEQAADLKKLISKYKFKNAMNILELLITNLREMK; this comes from the coding sequence ATGATTGAGCTAGGTATTCTTAAAGTTAATAGTGAAGATTCCATAATTGAAGCTAGAAAAAAAATTCGAAGGATTATTATGCTGCTGGAATTCTCTAAAATTAAAGCTGTAAGAATTGAGACGGCAGTATCAGAAATATGCCGCATAGGCTTTAAAAAGGACAGGGAGATATTGATCTCAATTGTTATTACTTATAGGAAGAATCAAAAGGCACTTCTATTTAGATTTATGCAAATTGCAGATGATAAAAATTACCTTTTTGGAAATGAGTTTTTCGATGAATTTTGCTTAAAAAATCTGAAAGATGGGTTATTAGCTGCAGAAGGAATTTCTTATTTAAGTAATTTAAGCTTTTCTTTAACAGATGATCTTATTGAAAAGGTGAAAAAAGAATTGTCTATACTGTCAAGAGCCGAACTTATGAATGAGCTGGAAAAAAAGAATAAGGAATTGATTAATTATGCGGAGGGACTAAGAAAAGCAAAAAATATTGCTGAAAATGCTGCTCAAGCCAAAACTGATTTCCTTGCCAATATGAGCCATGAAATTCGAACTCCCATGAATGCTATTATGGGAATGATTTACTTAATTCAGAAGACAGATCTAAATCCAAAGCAAAGGGATTATGCTAACAAGATACAGGCATCCAGCAAACTCTTACTAGGAATCATCAATGATATATTAGATTTTTCAAAAATAGAGGCAGGCAAATTTGAAATTGAAAAAATAGATTTTAAGCTTGATCAGGTGCTTGACAACCTTGCAGCTCTTATAGGAGAGAAATGTTCATCAAAAGGACTTAAATTGATTTTTCAGGTGGATTCTGGATTGCCAAATAGTTTTAAGGGAGACCCACTAAGAATTGGTCAAATTCTTATAAATTATGCAAACAATGCTGTTAAATTTACAGACAGCGGACAAATTATTGTGAGAATTAGAAAAGAAGAACAATTTAGTAATAAATGTATAGTGAAGTTTGAGGTTCAGGATACAGGTATTGGCATGACAAAAGAACAGAAAAATAAACTTTTTGAACCTTTTCAGCAGGCAGATACTTCTATAACGAGAAAATATGGAGGTACAGGATTGGGACTTGCTATTTCTAAACAGCTGGCATCTTTGATGAATGGTGAAGTAGGAGTTGAAACGGAAATAGGAAAGGGAAGTACTTTTTGGTTCACTGTAAAACTGAACATAAGTGAATTAACTGAAAAAGAATATGTACCTTTTAATATGACAGAAGAATACATTGAAACTATAAGCGGAGCACATATATTGCTTGTGGAAGATAATGAGTTGAATCAGCAGATAGCAGTAGAATTACTGGAAGATAGAGATTTTTATATTGATATTGCGGAAAATGGAGAAATTGCCCTTGAGAAAGTTAGAAAGGGCAATTATGATATTGTACTTATGGATATGCAGATGCCTGTAATGGATGGAGTCACTGCTGCAAAGAAAATTAGAGAAAATTTCAAGTATGCATCACTTCCTATTGTTGCAATGACGGCAAATGTTATGGCAGGGGATAGAGAAAAATGTATGCAGGCGGGAATGAATGATCATGTCGCAAAACCAATTGATCCTAATAAACTGTTTGCAACCCTTTTAAAATGGATACCTGCTAAAAAAACAAAGATACAGCAGGTGGAGCAGCCTTCAGTCAAGTTACAGGAGGATAAATTAGAAATTAATATATCGGGATTGGATTCAGAACTGGGATTAAGAAGGGCACTTGGTAAGAAAAAATTCTATATAAAGTTACTTAGAAAGTATGCGGTAAGTCAAAAAGATGTTTTGATGAAAATGGAAAAGATGTTATCTGAAGGAGACTGGTATTCAGCAGAACGGATTGCTCACACTTTAAAAGGAATATCAGGCAGTATTGGTGCTGTTATTATTCAAAATAAAGCAGTCAGCCTAGAAACAGCCCTTAGAAAACACTCTTCATTTGATGCATTGAAACCTATGATTGAAGAAACAAGTGTAGTGCTTGCAAAAATGATAGGATATTTAGAAAATTGGCTTCCAGAAGAGGAGAGTGTACTGCAGGCTGCAGGTCCTGTTTCTAGACAGGAAAAATTGCTAAAGTTTTTATATGAACTTAGGCCGTTTGTAAAAATGAGAAAGCCTAAAAAGTGTACAGAGGTTATGGAAGAATATAAAAGGTTAATATGGCCGGATGAGTTAAAAGAACAGGCTGCAGATCTTAAAAAGCTTATTTCAAAATATAAGTTTAAGAATGCAATGAACATACTGGAACTATTAATTACAAACTTAAGGGAGATGAAATGA
- a CDS encoding SpoIIE family protein phosphatase: MPNVDFGMCVEALLESEEECGDIAVMKKYKDHCFVALIDVLGHGSEARKVALLAKKYLEYSFENEVTEIMNGLHYYLKGTRGAVAAVCQLNISTGKLTYAGIGNIIVRIFGAKPMRFTPKDGIVGYIMASPEKHTVKLYPNDILIMHSDGIKEHFDALECADLLKKNSEDIACGILKKFGKENDDASCVVLKYSV, translated from the coding sequence ATGCCAAATGTTGATTTTGGAATGTGTGTTGAAGCTCTGCTTGAATCTGAAGAGGAATGCGGCGATATAGCAGTAATGAAGAAGTATAAGGATCACTGTTTTGTTGCACTTATTGATGTGCTTGGACATGGCTCAGAAGCTAGAAAAGTAGCACTTTTAGCAAAAAAATATTTGGAGTACAGCTTTGAAAATGAAGTTACAGAAATTATGAATGGACTTCATTACTATTTAAAGGGAACAAGAGGTGCTGTGGCAGCAGTATGCCAACTAAATATTTCTACTGGGAAACTAACTTATGCCGGCATAGGTAATATTATTGTAAGAATTTTTGGAGCAAAACCAATGAGGTTTACCCCAAAGGATGGAATAGTTGGATATATAATGGCAAGTCCTGAAAAACATACTGTAAAATTATATCCAAATGATATTCTTATCATGCATTCTGATGGAATTAAGGAACACTTTGATGCACTTGAATGTGCAGATTTATTAAAGAAAAATTCAGAGGATATTGCTTGTGGTATTTTAAAAAAGTTTGGAAAAGAAAACGATGATGCATCCTGTGTGGTATTAAAATATTCAGTTTAG
- a CDS encoding anti-sigma regulatory factor, with translation MDKLEEFSLFHRKDINVLESKIVNLSEVYDNEYAIFITRQMSVKAGFTCADEVMIATAASELSTNIIRYAKQGYITISIICDFNYEKKGIELYANDFGPGIRDIELAMKEEYSSLPNSLGLGLPSVKRIMDEFGIESLPERGTRVIARKWMR, from the coding sequence ATGGATAAATTAGAAGAATTTAGCCTTTTCCATAGAAAAGATATAAATGTATTAGAATCAAAAATAGTAAACTTATCAGAGGTATATGATAACGAGTATGCAATATTTATTACAAGGCAAATGTCGGTAAAAGCAGGTTTTACCTGTGCTGATGAAGTAATGATTGCTACAGCAGCGTCAGAGTTATCCACAAATATTATTCGCTATGCAAAACAAGGATATATTACTATCAGCATTATTTGTGATTTCAACTATGAGAAAAAGGGAATCGAATTGTATGCAAATGATTTTGGACCTGGAATAAGAGACATAGAACTTGCTATGAAGGAAGAATATAGTTCACTGCCCAATAGTTTAGGACTGGGACTTCCGAGTGTAAAAAGGATTATGGATGAGTTTGGTATAGAATCTTTGCCAGAAAGAGGAACTCGTGTTATTGCACGAAAGTGGATGAGATAA
- a CDS encoding STAS domain-containing protein: protein MDDFNSSLNTSVTVVDGCLIVTLPNDITDDDIKISSSSILVRANKSYIKGAILDFSTVYMLDFYSFRAFEKISKAISLMGVMVVWIGLSPGIVSSLMDLNVDISHIKAAVNLEQGLKMISNDGESRSKK from the coding sequence ATGGATGATTTTAATAGTAGTTTAAATACATCTGTTACAGTAGTAGACGGATGCCTTATTGTGACTTTACCAAATGATATTACGGATGATGATATAAAAATAAGCAGCAGCAGTATACTTGTGAGAGCAAATAAATCTTACATAAAGGGAGCAATATTGGATTTTAGCACAGTATATATGCTTGACTTTTATAGCTTTAGAGCCTTTGAAAAAATATCAAAGGCAATTTCACTTATGGGGGTTATGGTTGTGTGGATTGGTCTGAGTCCTGGAATAGTATCTTCTTTAATGGATTTGAATGTGGATATAAGTCATATAAAAGCTGCAGTAAATTTAGAGCAGGGGCTTAAAATGATTTCAAACGATGGTGAGAGTAGGAGTAAAAAGTAA
- a CDS encoding STAS domain-containing protein — protein MEDIVQNFQEANTMIKMEILDQIPTTVMAVDKELRITYINHAGLKIIGKKWKNILGKKCCDIWKSLHCNTDECCMRKVIESGKMYSAQNEITIGDLKKPVEYHMVPLRNEKEGVIGGIEFFIDITERVRYEERLKEQSRTIREMSTPTIELWDGVLVLPVVGVVDSMRAQHMMDSMLNKIAETYSKVIIMDIQGVAAVDTAVANHLIKITRATKLMGCECILSGITPAVAQTIIQLGINMDNIKTKSTLSDALSEAFTILNLEVKNKKE, from the coding sequence ATGGAAGATATTGTTCAAAATTTTCAGGAAGCAAATACCATGATTAAGATGGAGATTTTAGATCAAATTCCAACTACAGTAATGGCTGTAGACAAGGAGTTAAGAATAACTTATATAAATCATGCTGGTTTGAAGATTATAGGTAAGAAATGGAAAAATATTTTAGGTAAGAAATGCTGTGATATTTGGAAATCTTTGCACTGTAATACAGATGAATGCTGCATGCGTAAAGTAATAGAAAGTGGAAAAATGTATTCTGCACAGAATGAAATAACAATAGGTGATTTGAAGAAGCCTGTTGAATATCATATGGTACCTTTAAGGAATGAAAAAGAAGGTGTAATTGGAGGAATTGAATTTTTTATTGATATAACAGAGAGAGTTCGCTACGAAGAAAGATTGAAAGAACAAAGTCGTACTATTAGAGAAATGTCTACACCTACTATAGAATTATGGGATGGAGTGTTGGTTCTTCCAGTAGTAGGTGTTGTAGATTCTATGAGAGCACAGCATATGATGGACAGCATGTTAAACAAGATTGCAGAGACCTATTCAAAGGTGATTATCATGGATATTCAAGGTGTGGCTGCTGTAGATACTGCAGTGGCAAATCATCTTATTAAAATAACAAGAGCTACGAAGCTTATGGGATGTGAATGTATACTTTCAGGTATTACTCCTGCAGTTGCACAAACTATAATTCAGCTTGGAATTAATATGGACAATATAAAAACAAAATCTACTTTAAGTGATGCTCTTTCAGAGGCCTTCACAATACTAAATTTAGAAGTAAAAAATAAAAAAGAATAA
- a CDS encoding response regulator, translated as MFQVMIVDDMQIMRRELKRLRIWGEKSGFVVSQEAKDGQDAVGKLKKQKVDLVITDIKMPVADGIDLLKKIINKELCYCVVLLSEYSEFEYARQGIVYGAFDYIVKPIDDEKMEKLLLKAGKYIEKKKLEKEKVKKLETELEEKVEIFYSPEDVEKIVKLFKNVDVKVVEVSSNLVETIGAAVNYDSLKVAYVLKKITSTLIESLKEIYPWLEKLVLISKYSDVDFTHVSKFSDMERAFLKIIRELITTISKFQFRSEMNSMIRNICKIILQRIDTEVSVKIIADQMFLNQSYLSTLYKEKTGKSLVEYITMVKMERAKILFHDSNIKNYEIASKLGYKDVEYFGKLFKKYTGMTPSKFKASCIAIENS; from the coding sequence TTGTTTCAAGTTATGATTGTAGATGATATGCAAATTATGAGAAGAGAATTAAAAAGATTAAGAATATGGGGTGAAAAGAGTGGGTTTGTTGTTTCTCAAGAAGCAAAAGATGGACAAGATGCTGTTGGAAAATTGAAGAAGCAAAAAGTCGACCTTGTAATTACAGACATTAAAATGCCAGTTGCAGATGGCATAGATCTTTTAAAAAAGATTATTAATAAAGAACTGTGCTATTGTGTTGTCCTATTAAGTGAATACAGCGAATTTGAATATGCAAGGCAAGGTATTGTATATGGGGCCTTTGATTATATTGTAAAACCCATAGATGATGAAAAAATGGAAAAATTACTTTTAAAGGCTGGTAAGTACATAGAAAAAAAGAAACTTGAAAAAGAAAAGGTAAAAAAATTGGAAACTGAGCTTGAAGAAAAAGTAGAAATCTTTTATTCTCCAGAAGATGTTGAAAAGATAGTAAAGCTATTTAAAAATGTAGATGTAAAAGTAGTAGAAGTCTCATCTAATTTAGTTGAGACAATTGGAGCGGCAGTTAATTATGATTCACTAAAGGTAGCATATGTTCTAAAGAAAATTACATCAACTTTAATAGAATCGTTAAAAGAAATTTATCCCTGGCTGGAGAAACTTGTACTTATATCAAAGTACAGTGATGTTGATTTTACGCATGTTTCCAAGTTTTCAGATATGGAAAGGGCTTTTCTAAAAATAATAAGAGAACTTATTACAACTATCAGCAAGTTTCAATTTAGAAGTGAAATGAATAGTATGATTCGTAACATATGTAAAATAATTCTCCAGCGTATAGATACTGAAGTTTCAGTTAAAATTATAGCAGATCAAATGTTTTTAAACCAATCTTATTTAAGTACGTTGTATAAGGAAAAAACGGGGAAGTCACTTGTAGAATATATAACTATGGTTAAAATGGAAAGGGCAAAGATACTTTTTCATGATAGCAATATAAAAAATTATGAAATTGCCAGTAAATTGGGATATAAAGATGTTGAGTACTTTGGCAAATTATTCAAGAAGTATACAGGGATGACGCCCTCAAAATTTAAAGCCAGCTGCATAGCTATAGAAAATAGTTAA